From one Terriglobales bacterium genomic stretch:
- a CDS encoding pirin family protein — protein MISIRKSQDRGHANHGWLDSRFSFSFADYFDPKFVHFRSLRVINEDWVQPGSGFGMHPHRDMEIITYVLQGALAHKDSMGNGSSIVPGEVQRMSAGTGVMHSEYNHLTSKPVHLLQIWILPNREGVEPSYEQKNFSADEKAGKLRLIASPDGKDGSVAIHQDARVYATLLNNGATVSQSLAPGRGAWIQVARGSVELNGLALEQGDGASVSDESKIEIVGRIQGDPAEVLLFDLA, from the coding sequence ATGATTAGCATTCGCAAGAGTCAGGATCGGGGGCACGCCAATCACGGCTGGTTGGACAGTCGTTTCAGCTTTTCTTTTGCCGATTACTTCGATCCCAAATTCGTACATTTCCGGTCGTTGCGAGTCATCAACGAAGACTGGGTACAGCCGGGGTCGGGCTTCGGCATGCACCCACACCGCGACATGGAAATCATCACCTATGTCCTGCAAGGTGCTCTGGCGCATAAGGACAGCATGGGGAACGGCTCTAGCATCGTTCCAGGGGAAGTGCAGCGCATGAGCGCGGGCACCGGGGTGATGCACAGCGAGTACAACCATTTGACGTCTAAACCGGTTCACCTGCTACAGATATGGATTTTGCCGAATAGGGAGGGCGTCGAGCCGAGCTATGAGCAGAAGAATTTCTCCGCTGACGAGAAGGCGGGCAAGCTGCGGCTGATTGCTTCTCCCGACGGGAAGGATGGGTCGGTGGCGATCCATCAGGATGCTCGAGTGTACGCGACACTGCTCAACAACGGAGCAACTGTGAGTCAGAGCCTGGCACCGGGGCGGGGGGCCTGGATCCAGGTGGCCCGTGGCAGCGTGGAATTGAATGGCCTGGCCCTCGAGCAGGGCGATGGCGCCTCAGTCTCTGACGAATCAAAAATCGAGATCGTGGGAAGAATCCAAGGCGACCCGGCAGAGGTTTTGCTATTCGATCTGGCGTGA
- a CDS encoding formate dehydrogenase accessory protein FdhE: MVVQAKRASWEARARRAEELAAKYPFAAEVLRFYAGVARFQKTVYEKLCANSALRDGAQRFSLQDLKPALLLPHFPGLLKLIEKSGPAALASRARDLTQGGEQRWKALIVAFQAGEMEVSADSFFVLVLAQPYAEYVLKDASIPESDGRSSCPACGGNPSLAVLRPEGDGGRRSLLCSLCASEWHYLRTKCPACGEENHQSLPVYQAEQFNYIRVDSCDTCHTYLNTIDLTKNGLAIPQVDELAAIPLSLWAEEHGYQKLQKNVMGL; encoded by the coding sequence ATGGTGGTGCAAGCTAAGCGAGCTTCTTGGGAAGCGCGCGCACGCCGCGCGGAGGAGCTGGCGGCCAAGTATCCTTTCGCCGCCGAGGTGTTGCGCTTCTACGCCGGTGTCGCCCGTTTCCAGAAGACTGTGTATGAGAAGCTCTGTGCTAATTCCGCGTTACGGGATGGCGCTCAGAGATTCTCTCTGCAGGACCTGAAGCCCGCCCTCCTTTTGCCACACTTTCCCGGTTTGCTGAAGCTGATCGAAAAATCGGGTCCGGCGGCCCTTGCTTCACGAGCCCGCGATCTCACTCAGGGTGGTGAACAGCGCTGGAAAGCGCTAATTGTGGCGTTCCAGGCAGGAGAAATGGAGGTCAGTGCGGACTCGTTTTTCGTTCTCGTCCTGGCGCAGCCCTACGCAGAATACGTTCTGAAGGACGCAAGCATTCCCGAGTCGGATGGCAGGTCGTCCTGTCCGGCTTGCGGAGGGAATCCGTCGCTAGCTGTGCTCCGTCCGGAAGGGGATGGAGGCCGCCGCTCGTTGCTGTGTTCGCTTTGCGCCAGCGAGTGGCATTATTTGCGGACGAAGTGTCCGGCTTGCGGTGAGGAGAACCATCAGTCTCTGCCTGTTTATCAGGCTGAGCAGTTCAACTACATCCGGGTGGACTCCTGTGACACCTGCCACACCTATCTCAACACCATTGATCTCACCAAGAATGGGCTGGCGATTCCTCAGGTGGACGAATTGGCTGCCATCCCGCTTTCTTTGTGGGCGGAAGAGCACGGTTACCAGAAGCTGCAGAAGAATGTGATGGGACTCTAA
- a CDS encoding 4Fe-4S binding protein has translation MVCSCDEGADSGGRSGSRFRWRADSGLCRVHRFEDEMAKGSVEIHVERCKACGFCVEFCPTKVLALSTAFNSKGYHPPYLATPEKCSGCDLCGMYCPDFAIFGYRIKSPDNSEAGS, from the coding sequence ATGGTTTGTTCCTGCGATGAGGGAGCCGATTCTGGGGGGCGCAGTGGAAGCAGGTTCAGATGGCGAGCGGATAGCGGCCTTTGCCGAGTCCACCGCTTTGAGGACGAAATGGCTAAAGGTAGCGTTGAAATTCACGTCGAGCGTTGCAAGGCCTGCGGTTTCTGTGTGGAGTTCTGTCCGACGAAAGTGCTGGCGCTCTCTACAGCTTTTAATTCCAAGGGATACCACCCCCCTTATCTTGCTACTCCAGAGAAATGCAGCGGCTGCGATTTGTGTGGCATGTACTGCCCTGATTTCGCGATTTTCGGATACCGGATTAAATCCCCGGACAACTCGGAGGCAGGTTCATGA
- the pepE gene encoding dipeptidase PepE: MQTLAKRALLLSTSTLYGGGYLDYAEAEIRSFLGSVGRVLFVPYALHDRDGYAATARHRFEAMGYALDSIHTTDPKQAIQGGEAIFVGGGNTFRLLKCLYDFDLLGRIRERVQNGMLYMGSSAGSNVACPTIKTTNDMPIVQPPSLNALGLVPFQINPHYLDPEPNSRHMGETREERLRQYLEENETPVVGLREGAMLLVSAGAVTLNGSNGARLFRRTWEPEELNPGSTLEL, encoded by the coding sequence ATGCAGACTCTGGCCAAGAGGGCGTTGCTGCTCAGCACCTCAACCCTGTACGGCGGAGGGTATCTAGACTACGCGGAGGCGGAGATCCGCAGCTTCCTGGGCAGCGTGGGACGGGTATTGTTTGTGCCCTACGCGCTCCATGACCGGGATGGGTATGCAGCCACGGCACGGCACAGATTCGAAGCGATGGGATATGCCCTGGATTCCATCCACACGACGGATCCGAAGCAGGCAATTCAGGGAGGAGAGGCGATATTCGTCGGTGGGGGCAACACCTTTCGGCTGCTGAAATGTCTTTACGATTTCGATTTGCTAGGGAGGATTCGCGAACGTGTCCAGAACGGCATGCTCTACATGGGATCGAGTGCTGGTTCAAACGTTGCCTGTCCAACTATCAAGACCACGAACGATATGCCGATTGTGCAGCCGCCCAGCTTAAACGCGTTAGGTCTCGTACCATTCCAGATCAATCCGCATTATCTTGATCCAGAGCCCAATTCCAGGCACATGGGCGAGACCCGGGAGGAGCGCCTGCGGCAGTATCTGGAGGAAAATGAAACTCCGGTGGTCGGACTCCGCGAAGGTGCGATGTTGCTGGTGTCCGCTGGCGCCGTTACGCTGAATGGTTCGAATGGGGCGCGCCTTTTTCGCCGCACCTGGGAACCGGAAGAACTGAACCCCGGGAGCACACTGGAGTTATAG